A single genomic interval of Calonectris borealis unplaced genomic scaffold, bCalBor7.hap1.2 HAP1_SCAFFOLD_44, whole genome shotgun sequence harbors:
- the LOC142076333 gene encoding olfactory receptor 14A16-like: MCNGSSLNEFILLVFADTRELQLLHFWLFLGIYLAALLGNGLIITAIVCDHRLHTPMYFFLLNLSLLDLGSISTTVPKAMANSLWDTRAIPYLGCAAQVFFFFFCATAEFYLLTVMAYDRYIASCKPLHYGTLLGSRACVSMAAAAWGSGFLNAVLHTANAFSLPLCQDSALDQFFCEIPQILKLSCSDSDYLREAGLLVFSLLVAFGCFVFILFSYVQIFRAVLSIPSERGRHKAFSTCLPHLAVVSLFTSTGIIAYLKPPSISSPSLDLGIAVLYSVPPAVNPFIYSMKNQELKDSLWKLAQWTLFHQQ, encoded by the coding sequence ATGTGCAATGGCAGCTCCCTCAATGAGTTCATCCTCCTGGTGTTCGCAGACacccgggagctgcagctcttgcacttctggctcttcctgggcatctacctggctgccctcctgggcaatggcctcatcatcactGCCATAGTCTGTGatcaccgcctccacacccccatgtacttcttcctcctgaaCCTCTCCCttctcgacctgggctccatctccaccacggtccccaaagccatggccaattccctctgggacaccagggccattccctacttgggatgtgctgcacaggtcttttttttctttttctgtgctacaGCAGAGTTTTATCTTCTCAcagtcatggcctatgaccgctacatTGCCagctgcaaacccctgcactatgggaccctcctgggcagcagagcgtGTGTcagcatggcagcagctgcctggggcagtgggtttctcaatgctgtgctgcacactgccaatgcATTTTCACTACCTCTCTGCCAAGACAGTGCCCTGGatcagttcttctgtgaaatcccccagatcctcaagctctcctgctcagactcaGACTACCTCAGGGAAGCTGGGCTTCTTGTATTTAGTCTCTTAgtagcatttgggtgttttgttttcattcttttttcctatgttcagatcttcagggctgtgctgagcatCCCCTCTGAGcggggacggcacaaagccttttccacgtgccttcctcacctggctgtggtctccctgtttaCCAGCACTGGCATcattgcctacctgaagcccccctccatctcctccccatcgcTGGATCTGGGGATtgcagtgctgtactcggtgcctccagcagtgaaccccttCATCTACAGCATGaagaaccaggagctcaaggattcGCTGTGGAAACTGGCCCAATGGACTTTGTTTCACCAACAATAA